Below is a window of Rhizophagus irregularis chromosome 10, complete sequence DNA.
tagttGTTAGTAGTTGTTAatagtaaaagaaatatatagaaatttttcaTTTGGTTTTATCTATTTTGAAatcaaattatgaaataaagtaattcaaatttcaaaataaatatactgtacttatatacatttaaaaattatattatatttttatttatttaataaataataacttggtaataataattcttttttctatattattaaatatatactgtataattatatactttttttatatcaattattaaaatattattttatactaatcATTCTTTAAATTACCTGCtacttatttttatactaaaaaatggaattaaattgattaaaaaaaaaagactaattattgatctattaataattaatattaatttgaaaaatacaaacaaattatataattttttttttgttttttttaaaaaaaaacaaattaataaatatgagaaaaaacaaacaaattaattacctatatatgattttttttttattttaataataatataaagggtaaattatttatttaattctattattacttgtttatataatatttacatataatttatataatttcaagatttttacttcaaatcaccagggtgattaaatgattaattggtttaattataattaattataattaaatatttctaattgatatattaaaccaacttatatttatttaataaatttataatcaatcaGTTATTAATCAGTTATTAATCAGTTATTAATCAGTTTATctaattctataaattttttaagaaagtgaatttaaatttggtaatttattattattattattattattagttttattcaaattaacaAGTAAATTAGGCAAATCAGTGACGATCTGCACTATATAAACATTACGTTATCACGTCACACGTTACATttgttcttaaaaattttgatctttGAATTACTTCTTATCGGTTCCAAATCGGTccaaatatttacttttaatcaAATGTTGTACATACCCAGGCAAAAGCGGGGCTTTGCAAATTGCAATAGCGTTAGAAACCAATTCTTTATTCGATATAATGGATCAATACCACCACTACATTCCCAGATTCCTTCTACGTAACTTTGCTATTGACAAATATGAAAGGATATTCGAGAGCAATATAAAACaacagaaaaagaaaaatcggaGGAAAGCTGAACTTCTTCAAACTTACGATAGAAATAAAGATCAACTGGGTGTTTACTTAATTAGTAGAACATATGGATACCAAAATATGTACAAAgatcttaataataaagacGTAATGCACGTAGAAGAAAGGCTGGCTAAACTTGAAAGACGAGCATCAGAAACGATCCACAATATTGTGAAGGCATCTAGAGTAGAAAATCAAGTCGTTTTACTTAGGAGAGATCTCGGAGAGCTACGCAAATTCCTCTTCATAATGAACTATCGAAACTGTCAAAGATGGTCTCAGTTTACTGACGAGAAATTTGATAGCATTACTTTGTCTATGGTAAAAACTTTTATGCAACAGCACAACTTACAAAAACCTAAAGAAGTATGGTTACAAAATATCAGTGAAATACTAGACACTCCGCATGAAGAAGTCGGAAATAATCAGAAAATCTTTTCTATAGATAGGGAAGACTACAAGCAGCGCATGATCGATTGTTTTCTAATAATCTGGCAGGCTGGCGaaaatgatgaatttattataaccaGCAACGGATTTGGAATCTTTGAAGGAGTATCTGGTAACATGTTCGGAGCATTTCCATTTCAATATGCTTTCCATTCGTTTTATGTCATTTCTCCAAAGCTAGTGTTGGTCCTCTGCCCTACTGTGTTTCGAAAAGAAGTTGGAGCTGACGAGTTATACCGATTTTTTGGTGGTCAGCGCTCGATATTTGAAAACGTTCCTCATCCAGGTGCAACTCCGAACTATGTTAGCACTGGGAATTCTTCTCGCAGTAAACCAAAAAATGAGCATAGCCACTCAAAATTTGACGCAACTGACCCATTTGACTTGCGATCTCGCGCATTTGACATGACTTTAAACAGCATGGGTATTGAAAGACAGTGGAACGATACATTTACTTTTTCCTTTGTCAAACTCGATTCGGCCACCGTTCACCTCGTAAATTATATCTTGCTCAATGAGACTAAACCAGACTTAGTTTTGACTTTCCTTTCCCGTCCGTATCTTTATAAAACAATTGCCAAATACCATAAGAAAGTAGGTGTACAACATGACTTCtcgaatttgaaaaaaaagttgtttatAGCATTGAATAGGACTCACAAGGATGACTTGCATCTCCGGAAAAACATTCCGACCGGCCAGACATACAGTTGGAATGTACGTGAAACGAATTCAGAATCCTGATTGGGATTTGGATTTGAATTTTAATGGCACATATAAgcaaaattttgcaaaaaaaagcttttacaTGATGAAAGAATTTggatttattatgaaaatttcacTAAATAAGATCACAAAACACTACATTTGTCGTATGGTTACatataatatgtattaattCCAGCCAATCCAGATCTTAATTAATGATCATGTTAATTATTTACGATTTACGATTTACAAAAGTAAAATGTAATGATTGTCTTTtcattcttaataatttttaaaaataatttttcaatacgagacaaaataaatttgtaaattgtgCCATAAGTTTTACTCTACATCTATGTTGAGAGGTTGGAAAAAtacttaatttacttaattaacATAACAATAAATGTTATAAGCTATCTTTACAAATAAGTATATACTATAAGGATATTTATTCATCATTTActtcatataatatatgaatttttaatgaacaATTTGTACATCCTGTAATATTTGCtcctttttctaaatcttgttctgttataatataatttccacTACAACGACATGATatagaatataatttcatttctatttgtaaaaaaaaaagaaattattatatcaagataattaatagaaattttctttaagacTCGAAACTTCGTACCTTCGTTGTATTCCATATCATCTAAATCAACGTCTGCGTTATAAATTTCATGTTTTAATCGCATCGCTTATGACacatttaattagtttaacttattttaaattctctctataaaataaattaagcgAGTTACCTTTCAATTCATCATCGTATACCTTCTTCAATTCAGGGTCTCTAAGCACTTTCCATGCTTTAATAATGGATTCAACTTTatgttctttattataattatttttgatattctcATCATCATTATTCATTACAAACCCTGTTTTATCTGGATGATGCTTACATCCTCGTCAGTTTATCAATTACATATACTCtgatataaagaattaagaaaactTACGagaagtaataatttttgatattgttgtttaatttgttcaattgACACATTTTCATCAGAAATTTCAAGTATTTCGTAATATGTTTGCGATTTTGTAAATACTTGACGATTAATATCCATTGAGagttgataaaaaatataaaaaattaaaaaatttaataatctcGAATCTCTCGtcacttttaaattaataatcctGTACAACACGATCTTGCATTTAATGCGTGTAttagtgtatatatatatgtatttcaCAAATTCccaaaaataatggaaaaagaTCCGAttgaagaaaaatcaaaagaacaaaaaaattttgataaatggaGAAAAAGTTTGATGTATATAACAGGTTTAGGTTTATCAatagaagataaaaaaaaaatcgaaaatgaattagaaaagGATTTAGAAGATTATCAATGTAAACGATGCGAAAAGTGGAGAGATATATTAATGAGAAATAGtaaatatcatcaattttttttttttaaaaaaaaattaactttatattatCGTTCTTTATTTTACACAGGTCCAATAGTAACATTTATGTTAAAATCATTGGAAGAAGCAGGTTGTAAAATTGATAAGAGACATTTACAGTGTAAACCATGTGATGAAAGTCGTAGCGGTGGATTTTCTCCTGATCATGGAATACTTTTATGtcaaaatagattttttagtaaaaaacaTCAAGAAGATACTATGGTACACGAGATGATACATTTATTTGatcattgtaaatttaaagttGATTGGAATAATTGTTTACATCATGCCTGTAGCGAAGTTAGGGCTGCTAGTCTTAGTGGTGATTGTAGATGGACTCGTGAACTTCGTCGAGGGTTTTTCAATTTCACAAAACAACATCAGgttacttgtttttttttaacttgtatttatttatttacacaaAATTAATCTAACCGTTTGTtttttcctacaaaaaaaggcTTGTACAAAAAGACGCGCAATACTTTCCGTAAAACAAAACGATGCATGTTCAGCTCCTGGTGTAGCAGAACGTGCGGTTGCTGAAGTATTTGAAAATTGTTTCAACGATACACAACCCtttgatgaaatttattagtacTGTATTTctatattcaataattaaaatatcgaAAATTGACATCCAGTAACATATAAGTTACAAACAGTGTAcataaacaaaagaaaaatatactataattaatataaatttacaatctaaaattgaaatctttctattattattgtaataatttattatgaaaccTCTCGATCGTCTTTATCATGTTCTTTAGCATTTATATCTGGTTCTTGTTCATCCTCTTCTTGTTCTTCATCTACTTCATGTCCCGATTCGTGTTCTGTTTGTTGATCTCCTTGTATATCATCATCTGTTTCATAATCTTCCATATCTATTTCCGGCgtttcttcatc
It encodes the following:
- a CDS encoding Mitochondrial inner membrane protease atp23, with protein sequence MEKDPIEEKSKEQKNFDKWRKSLMYITGLGLSIEDKKKIENELEKDLEDYQCKRCEKWRDILMRNSPIVTFMLKSLEEAGCKIDKRHLQCKPCDESRSGGFSPDHGILLCQNRFFSKKHQEDTMVHEMIHLFDHCKFKVDWNNCLHHACSEVRAASLSGDCRWTRELRRGFFNFTKQHQACTKRRAILSVKQNDACSAPGVAERAVAEVFENCFNDTQPFDEIY